A window of Corallococcus macrosporus DSM 14697 contains these coding sequences:
- a CDS encoding M14 family metallopeptidase, producing the protein MLLPTLLALTLHQAPSSLTTVSEQSGWKRTGRYLEVESLCRAFPKAFPGKVRCDTLGTTPEGRPLLALVASADGTLTPAAAAKKQRPVVFFQGGIHSGEIDGKDAGFWLLRDLLAGKEQPGVLKRVTAVFVPVFNVDGHERFGPNHRPNQNGPEEMGWRATAQNLNLNRDYAKAEAPEMVALLKYLHAWDPLVYADLHATNGAKFEHDVSVGIEPQKSGPAPLRALGVKLREELFTELSSQQHLPVPFYPSFIEDDDPASGFAYGVPPPRFSHAYWAANRRFGVLVETHSWKPYAERVKATRDVVAGLLRLVARDGAALRAAVKAADAEDAAGKTREVVLAWKNTEQKRTIDFRGYAYQRGASDVSGQTWIRYDDTKPQLWKVPYFEEVQPALTVTLPAGGYLVPPAHAAWVEAKLAAHGLRSQRLSKPVADAAVERFRADEAKWSAQSVENRQMLDVKGAWQPGTQALPAGTLYVPVAQEGVELVAHLLEPTGPDSLLAWGFFNAHFEQKEYVEDYVLEPFARELLAKDAAVKAAWEAKLKDPAFAKDARARLRFFYERHPARDVQLRVYPVLRTQAAPRELTTVKAATP; encoded by the coding sequence ATGCTCCTGCCCACCCTCCTCGCCCTGACGCTGCATCAGGCACCGTCGTCCCTCACCACCGTCTCTGAACAGAGCGGCTGGAAGCGCACGGGCCGCTACCTGGAAGTGGAGTCCCTCTGCCGCGCCTTCCCCAAGGCGTTCCCCGGCAAGGTGCGCTGCGACACGCTCGGCACCACGCCGGAGGGCCGCCCGCTGCTCGCGCTCGTCGCCAGCGCGGACGGCACCCTCACCCCCGCCGCCGCGGCGAAGAAGCAGCGCCCCGTCGTCTTCTTCCAGGGTGGCATCCACTCCGGTGAGATTGACGGCAAGGACGCCGGCTTCTGGCTGCTGCGCGACTTGCTCGCCGGCAAGGAGCAGCCCGGCGTCCTCAAGCGCGTCACCGCCGTCTTCGTCCCCGTCTTCAACGTGGACGGCCACGAGCGCTTCGGCCCCAACCACCGCCCCAACCAGAATGGCCCCGAGGAGATGGGCTGGCGCGCCACCGCGCAGAACCTCAACCTCAACCGCGACTACGCCAAGGCGGAGGCCCCGGAGATGGTGGCCCTGCTGAAGTACCTCCACGCGTGGGACCCGCTCGTCTACGCGGACCTGCACGCCACCAACGGCGCCAAGTTCGAGCACGACGTGTCCGTGGGCATCGAGCCGCAGAAGTCCGGGCCGGCCCCGCTGCGCGCGCTGGGCGTGAAGCTGCGCGAGGAGCTCTTCACGGAGCTTTCGTCCCAGCAGCACCTGCCCGTGCCCTTCTACCCGTCCTTCATCGAGGACGATGACCCCGCCTCCGGCTTCGCCTACGGCGTGCCGCCGCCGCGCTTCAGCCACGCCTATTGGGCCGCGAACCGCCGCTTCGGCGTGCTGGTGGAGACGCACTCGTGGAAGCCCTACGCGGAGCGCGTGAAGGCCACCCGCGACGTCGTGGCCGGCCTGCTGCGGCTGGTGGCCCGCGACGGCGCCGCCCTGCGCGCGGCGGTGAAGGCGGCGGACGCGGAGGACGCGGCAGGAAAGACGCGCGAGGTGGTGCTCGCGTGGAAGAACACCGAGCAGAAGCGGACCATCGACTTCCGCGGCTACGCCTACCAGCGGGGCGCCTCCGACGTGTCCGGCCAGACGTGGATTCGCTACGACGACACGAAGCCCCAACTCTGGAAGGTGCCCTACTTCGAGGAGGTCCAGCCCGCGCTCACCGTCACGCTGCCCGCCGGGGGCTACCTGGTGCCGCCCGCGCACGCCGCCTGGGTGGAGGCGAAGCTGGCCGCGCACGGCCTGCGCTCCCAGCGCCTCTCCAAGCCCGTGGCCGACGCGGCGGTGGAGCGCTTCCGCGCCGACGAGGCGAAGTGGAGCGCCCAGTCCGTGGAGAACCGGCAGATGCTCGACGTGAAGGGCGCGTGGCAGCCAGGGACGCAGGCGCTCCCCGCCGGCACGCTGTACGTCCCGGTGGCGCAGGAGGGCGTGGAGCTGGTGGCCCACCTGCTGGAGCCCACCGGGCCGGACTCGCTGCTGGCCTGGGGCTTCTTCAACGCCCACTTCGAGCAGAAGGAGTACGTGGAGGACTACGTGCTGGAGCCCTTCGCGCGTGAGCTGCTGGCGAAGGACGCCGCGGTGAAGGCGGCGTGGGAGGCGAAGCTGAAGGACCCAGCCTTCGCCAAGGACGCGCGCGCCCGCCTGCGCTTCTTCTACGAGCGCCACCCGGCCCGCGACGTCCAGCTCCGCGTCTACCCCGTGCTGCGCACCCAGGCCGCGCCGCGGGAGCTGACGACGGTGAAGGCCGCGACGCCGTAG
- a CDS encoding MBL fold metallo-hydrolase: MALRFKNLDGSGPQPFSSVFKWAVADKLAGRRRKAPARADVPRVEPDLALLSTPPAPGEGARLTWLGHASWLVQLDGVSLLIDPVLRDAISGVIRRNVPPGVPVEKLPPITASLVSHNHYDHLDLPTLQKVGAPIVTGLGHAPVFRGSGLGITELDWWQSTQVGAVTVHFVPSQHWSRRGLNDVNEMLWGGFVIEGSSARVFHSGDTAYFEGFKEIGQRHPGIDAAMLPIGAYDPAWFMRRQHMNPEEAVQAFEDLGAARFLAMHWGTFKLTDEPLDEPPRRLDAEWTRRGLARERVEVLPVGGTLTVRHG, from the coding sequence ATGGCCTTGCGGTTCAAGAACCTCGATGGCAGCGGACCGCAGCCGTTCAGCAGCGTCTTCAAGTGGGCCGTGGCCGACAAGCTCGCCGGCCGCCGCCGCAAGGCGCCCGCCCGCGCGGACGTGCCCCGCGTGGAGCCCGACCTCGCGCTGCTCTCCACGCCGCCCGCCCCCGGTGAAGGCGCCCGGCTGACGTGGCTGGGCCACGCGAGCTGGCTGGTGCAGTTGGACGGCGTGTCGCTGCTCATCGACCCGGTGCTGCGCGACGCCATCAGCGGCGTCATCCGCCGCAACGTGCCGCCGGGCGTCCCGGTGGAGAAGCTACCGCCCATCACCGCCAGCCTCGTCTCCCACAACCACTACGACCACCTGGACCTGCCCACGCTGCAGAAGGTGGGCGCGCCCATCGTCACCGGCCTGGGCCACGCGCCGGTGTTCCGGGGCTCGGGCCTGGGCATCACCGAGCTGGACTGGTGGCAATCCACCCAGGTGGGCGCCGTCACGGTGCACTTCGTGCCCTCGCAGCACTGGAGCCGCCGCGGCCTCAACGACGTCAACGAGATGCTCTGGGGCGGCTTCGTCATCGAGGGCTCCAGCGCCCGCGTCTTCCACTCCGGCGACACCGCCTACTTCGAGGGCTTCAAGGAGATTGGCCAGCGCCACCCGGGCATCGACGCGGCCATGCTGCCCATTGGCGCGTATGACCCGGCCTGGTTCATGCGCCGCCAGCACATGAACCCCGAGGAGGCCGTGCAGGCCTTCGAGGACCTGGGCGCCGCGCGCTTCCTGGCCATGCACTGGGGGACCTTCAAGCTCACCGACGAGCCGCTCGACGAGCCGCCCCGCCGCCTGGACGCGGAGTGGACCCGCCGGGGCCTGGCCCGCGAGCGCGTCGAAGTGCTGCCGGTGGGTGGAACACTCACCGTGCGCCACGGTTGA
- a CDS encoding trans-sulfuration enzyme family protein: MTSSTTWPTRFATRLLHTGHEQDPATGAAAVPIYQVSMFDQPGLETPGEFDYARSGNPTRKALEGVLAALDEGHAAFAFGSGMAAVSSVLMLFSAGDHLVVTDDCYGGTYRVLTRVFSRFGLQATFVDTSDPDAVRAALRPNTRALLVESVSNPFLRRTDLPAMARLAQAHGALLIVDNTFLSPALSRPLTEGADIVIHSATKYLGGHSDVVAGTVAVKTPALARELGFLQNAVGAVLGPQDCFLLQRGIKTLQVRLERQVRTAGALAKWLGHRPEVRQVFYPGTGAVVSFRLAQDALAAPFVESLQLPLLGVSLGAVESIVTVPARHSHASVPAAERERRGITDGLIRFSVGLEDGEDLQEDLSRAFAQAGRVAA, translated from the coding sequence ATGACATCATCGACGACCTGGCCCACGCGCTTCGCGACCCGTCTGCTGCACACGGGGCATGAGCAAGACCCCGCCACGGGCGCCGCCGCGGTGCCCATCTACCAGGTGTCCATGTTCGACCAGCCGGGCCTGGAGACACCCGGCGAGTTCGACTACGCGCGCTCCGGCAACCCCACGCGCAAGGCCCTGGAGGGCGTGCTCGCGGCGCTGGACGAAGGCCACGCCGCCTTCGCCTTCGGCTCCGGCATGGCCGCCGTGTCCAGCGTGCTGATGCTGTTCAGCGCGGGGGACCACCTGGTGGTGACGGACGACTGTTACGGCGGCACCTACCGGGTGCTCACCCGCGTCTTCAGCCGCTTCGGCCTGCAGGCCACCTTCGTGGACACCAGCGACCCGGACGCCGTGCGCGCCGCGCTCCGCCCCAACACGCGCGCGCTGCTGGTGGAGAGCGTGAGCAACCCCTTCCTCAGACGCACCGACCTCCCCGCCATGGCCCGGCTGGCCCAGGCGCACGGGGCGCTCCTCATCGTGGACAACACCTTCCTGTCCCCGGCCCTCTCGCGCCCGCTGACGGAGGGCGCGGACATCGTCATCCACTCCGCCACCAAGTACCTGGGCGGCCACAGCGACGTCGTCGCCGGAACCGTGGCGGTGAAGACGCCCGCGCTGGCGCGGGAGCTGGGCTTCCTCCAGAACGCGGTGGGCGCGGTGCTGGGGCCCCAGGACTGCTTCCTCCTCCAGCGAGGCATCAAGACGTTGCAGGTCCGCCTGGAGCGGCAGGTGCGCACGGCGGGCGCGCTGGCGAAGTGGCTCGGCCACCGGCCGGAGGTGCGGCAGGTCTTCTATCCGGGCACCGGCGCGGTGGTGTCGTTCCGGCTGGCCCAGGACGCGCTGGCGGCGCCCTTCGTTGAGTCGCTTCAGCTCCCGCTGCTGGGCGTGTCCCTGGGCGCCGTGGAGAGCATCGTCACCGTCCCGGCGCGGCACTCCCACGCCTCCGTCCCCGCCGCCGAGCGGGAGCGCCGGGGCATCACCGACGGGCTCATCCGCTTCTCCGTGGGACTGGAGGACGGGGAGGACCTGCAAGAGGACCTCTCGAGGGCCTTCGCCCAGGCAGGCCGCGTGGCCGCCTAG
- a CDS encoding aminotransferase class I/II-fold pyridoxal phosphate-dependent enzyme — MKLATALVHAGVRRDPSTGAVAVPIYQSATYQHPALGQSTGYDYSRTRNPTRSALEDALAQLEGGSRGLAFSSGMAALHCALQLFGPGDHVLLTEDLYGGTYRLADRILHVPCTFVDTSRPGAVQDALRPNTRAIVVETPTNPMMRTADLAGLAAIAREAGVLLIVDNTFLTPWLQRPLELGADIVVHSATKYLAGHNDVVAGALVVKDAALGERLAYLQNGIGAILGPQDAYLVIRGLKTLALRMERHQANAREVAAWLRAHPGVERVFYPGVGGMLSFNVAHAALVPQVLASVKLCLFAESLGGVETLITYPTTQTHADIPAERREALGISDRLLRLSVGIEDSHDIIDDLAHALRDPSAAHGA, encoded by the coding sequence ATGAAACTCGCCACCGCCCTCGTCCACGCCGGCGTGCGCCGCGACCCCAGCACCGGCGCGGTCGCCGTCCCCATCTACCAGTCCGCCACGTACCAGCACCCCGCGCTCGGCCAGTCCACCGGCTACGACTATTCACGCACGCGCAACCCCACCCGCTCCGCCTTGGAGGACGCGCTGGCACAGTTGGAGGGCGGCAGCCGGGGCCTGGCCTTCAGCTCCGGCATGGCCGCGCTGCACTGCGCCCTCCAGCTCTTCGGCCCGGGGGACCACGTCCTCCTCACCGAGGACCTCTACGGCGGCACCTACCGGCTGGCGGACCGCATCCTCCACGTCCCCTGCACCTTCGTGGACACCTCGCGGCCTGGCGCCGTGCAGGACGCGCTGCGCCCCAACACGCGCGCCATCGTCGTGGAGACGCCCACCAACCCGATGATGCGCACGGCGGACCTCGCCGGGCTGGCGGCCATCGCCCGCGAGGCCGGCGTGCTGCTCATCGTCGACAACACCTTCCTCACGCCCTGGCTCCAGCGCCCGCTGGAGCTGGGCGCGGACATCGTCGTCCACAGCGCCACGAAGTACCTGGCGGGACACAACGACGTCGTCGCCGGGGCCCTGGTGGTCAAGGACGCGGCACTGGGTGAACGGCTGGCGTATCTCCAGAACGGCATCGGCGCGATCCTGGGCCCGCAGGACGCGTACCTGGTGATTCGCGGGCTGAAGACGCTGGCGCTGCGCATGGAGCGGCACCAGGCCAACGCGCGCGAGGTGGCCGCCTGGCTGCGCGCGCACCCGGGCGTGGAGCGCGTCTTCTATCCCGGCGTGGGCGGGATGCTGTCCTTCAACGTCGCCCACGCGGCCCTGGTGCCCCAGGTGCTCGCGTCCGTGAAGCTGTGTCTCTTCGCCGAGTCGCTTGGTGGCGTGGAGACGCTCATCACCTACCCCACCACGCAGACCCACGCTGACATCCCCGCCGAGCGCCGGGAGGCGCTGGGCATCTCCGACCGGCTGCTCCGGCTCTCCGTAGGAATCGAGGACTCCCATGACATCATCGACGACCTGGCCCACGCGCTTCGCGACCCGTCTGCTGCACACGGGGCATGA
- the thrA gene encoding bifunctional aspartate kinase/homoserine dehydrogenase I: MRSTSLQVMKFGGTSVGSPRRLHQVVELIGRHARRGPLAVVVSAMGDTTDWLLDAASHATAGELEDALAVATRIADLAKANVAALAPGQASELGERVDGLLAPLRQLLQGISLTRECSAPTRDRVLSFGEQVSATLLAELLTAHGTPAAFRDARRLLVTDDRFGAARVDLTRTRERLQAARETWGAEVPVLPGFIAATEDGRTTTLGRNGSDYTAALVAQGLGASEVTVWTDVLGLHTADPDLVADAYPVAHLTHGEGLELAAVGARMLHPRTMIPLIESGISLRIRNTMAPEHPGTLIDAIGSRDGQRPACIATREDLALLGVEVRKLSDQFQLGERVLAALREARVTVWMTAQSANGQSLAVVVPRPDAERARSVLASELAQELSRHEVEPLEVRQPVTLLTLVAEAMGHGVNVAGRFFSALGAVGVNVRASAQGASSRSLSCVVDAADTAIAARTTHAAFNLAHQQVSLFVLGRGTVGGQLLAQLRAQQALLKDRHGIALRVVGLADSRRALFDASGLSLDGLEARLEGVAPEAPEARTLVPLLDALRRLPVPILVDCTAAGGLETLYTEAFTRGIHVVAANKKPLALPWEAREALVDTARRNHVAYHYETTVAASLPVIDTLANLVRTGDSVRLITASLSGSLGFICNELTAGVPLSRAVRAARERGYTEPDPREDLSGTDVARKALILARELGLPLSLSDVALEPFVTTDECATVDSFFQVLATKDAAYAERVARCRQSGTVLRYLARIDPSKAGTGTPVIRVGTVGVEAGHPAADLRGSESFVSFTTTRHSDFPLTVRGAGAGGAVTASGVLADILKISQTLRGR; this comes from the coding sequence ATGCGCAGCACGTCCCTGCAGGTGATGAAGTTTGGTGGCACGTCCGTGGGCTCGCCCAGGCGGCTCCACCAGGTCGTCGAGTTGATTGGAAGGCACGCGCGGCGAGGCCCGCTGGCGGTGGTCGTCTCCGCGATGGGCGACACCACGGACTGGCTGCTGGACGCGGCCAGCCACGCCACCGCGGGTGAGCTGGAGGACGCGCTCGCGGTGGCCACGCGCATCGCCGACCTGGCGAAGGCCAACGTCGCGGCGCTCGCGCCCGGCCAGGCCTCCGAGCTGGGAGAGCGCGTCGACGGCCTGCTCGCGCCACTGCGGCAGTTGCTCCAGGGCATCTCCCTCACGCGGGAGTGCTCCGCGCCCACGCGCGACCGGGTGCTGTCCTTTGGCGAGCAGGTGTCCGCCACGCTCCTCGCGGAGCTGCTCACCGCCCATGGCACGCCCGCGGCCTTCCGCGACGCGCGGCGGCTCCTGGTGACGGATGACCGCTTCGGCGCGGCGCGGGTGGACCTGACGCGGACCCGGGAGCGGCTCCAGGCCGCGCGCGAGACGTGGGGCGCCGAGGTGCCCGTCCTCCCCGGCTTCATCGCCGCCACGGAGGATGGGCGCACCACCACGCTGGGCCGCAACGGCTCCGACTACACCGCCGCGCTGGTGGCCCAGGGCCTGGGCGCGTCGGAGGTCACGGTGTGGACGGACGTGCTGGGCCTGCACACCGCGGACCCGGACCTGGTGGCGGACGCCTACCCCGTGGCGCACCTCACCCACGGCGAGGGCCTGGAGCTGGCGGCGGTGGGCGCCCGCATGCTGCACCCGCGCACGATGATTCCCCTCATCGAGTCCGGCATCTCCCTGCGCATCCGCAACACCATGGCGCCGGAGCACCCGGGCACGCTCATCGACGCCATCGGCTCGCGCGACGGCCAGCGGCCCGCCTGCATCGCGACGCGCGAGGACCTGGCGCTGCTGGGCGTCGAGGTGCGCAAGCTGTCCGACCAGTTCCAGCTCGGCGAGCGCGTGCTGGCCGCGCTGCGCGAGGCGCGCGTCACCGTGTGGATGACCGCGCAGTCCGCCAATGGCCAGTCGCTGGCCGTCGTCGTCCCCCGGCCGGACGCGGAGCGCGCGCGCTCCGTGCTCGCCTCCGAGCTGGCGCAGGAGCTGTCCCGCCACGAGGTGGAGCCGCTGGAGGTCCGCCAGCCGGTGACGCTGCTGACGCTGGTGGCGGAAGCCATGGGCCATGGCGTCAACGTGGCAGGGCGCTTCTTCAGCGCGCTGGGCGCGGTGGGCGTCAACGTGCGCGCCAGCGCCCAGGGCGCCAGCTCCCGCTCCCTGTCGTGCGTCGTCGACGCGGCGGACACCGCCATCGCCGCGCGCACCACGCACGCGGCCTTCAACCTGGCCCACCAGCAGGTGAGCCTGTTCGTCCTGGGCCGGGGCACCGTGGGCGGGCAGTTGCTGGCCCAGCTCCGCGCGCAGCAGGCGCTGCTGAAGGACAGGCACGGCATCGCGCTGCGCGTCGTGGGGCTGGCCGACAGCCGGCGCGCGCTCTTCGACGCCTCGGGCCTTTCGCTGGACGGCCTGGAGGCGCGCCTGGAAGGCGTGGCGCCCGAGGCCCCCGAGGCGCGCACGCTGGTGCCCCTGCTGGACGCGCTCCGGCGGCTGCCCGTGCCCATCCTGGTGGACTGCACCGCGGCGGGCGGGCTGGAGACGCTCTACACGGAGGCCTTCACGCGTGGCATCCACGTGGTGGCGGCCAACAAGAAGCCGCTGGCGCTGCCATGGGAGGCCCGCGAGGCCCTGGTGGACACGGCGCGGCGCAACCACGTCGCGTACCACTACGAGACGACGGTGGCCGCCAGCCTGCCCGTCATCGACACGCTGGCGAACCTGGTGCGCACCGGAGACAGCGTGCGCCTCATCACCGCGTCCCTGTCCGGCAGCCTGGGCTTCATCTGCAACGAGCTGACGGCCGGCGTACCCCTGTCCCGGGCCGTCCGCGCCGCCCGGGAGCGCGGCTACACGGAGCCCGACCCTCGCGAGGACCTGAGCGGCACGGATGTGGCGCGCAAGGCGCTCATCCTCGCCCGGGAGCTGGGCCTGCCCCTGTCCCTGTCCGACGTGGCGCTGGAGCCCTTCGTCACCACGGACGAGTGCGCCACCGTGGACTCGTTCTTCCAGGTGCTCGCCACGAAGGACGCGGCCTACGCGGAGCGCGTGGCCCGCTGCCGCCAGTCCGGCACCGTGCTGCGCTACCTGGCGCGCATCGACCCGTCGAAGGCGGGCACCGGCACCCCCGTCATCCGCGTGGGCACCGTGGGCGTCGAGGCGGGCCACCCCGCGGCGGACCTCCGCGGCTCCGAGTCCTTCGTGTCCTTCACCACCACCCGCCACAGCGACTTCCCGCTCACCGTCCGGGGCGCGGGCGCGGGCGGCGCCGTCACCGCGTCCGGCGTGCTGGCGGACATCCTCAAGATCTCCCAGACCCTGCGCGGCCGTTGA
- a CDS encoding RNA polymerase sigma factor produces the protein MTETGALNDEVVRALVDNHRQFLAFVERRVGSRAIAEEILQAAFVRTLEKGGALEEGEGAVAWFYRLLRNALVDHYRRQAAEGRALEREARESVVATEDPELKQAVCACVGELLPTLKPEYADILRRVDLEERGVPDVAREDGITANNAGVRLYRARQALKKQLERSCGTCASHGCLDCSCKSPRQAAGPTGPGAPVA, from the coding sequence GTGACGGAGACCGGGGCGCTGAATGACGAGGTGGTGCGTGCGTTGGTGGACAACCATCGCCAGTTCCTCGCCTTCGTGGAGCGGCGCGTGGGCAGCCGCGCCATCGCGGAGGAGATTCTCCAGGCGGCGTTCGTGAGGACGCTGGAGAAGGGCGGCGCGCTGGAGGAGGGCGAGGGCGCGGTGGCGTGGTTCTACCGGCTGCTGCGCAACGCGCTGGTGGACCACTACCGGCGCCAGGCGGCCGAGGGACGCGCGCTGGAGCGCGAGGCGCGGGAATCCGTGGTGGCCACCGAGGACCCGGAGCTGAAGCAGGCCGTCTGCGCGTGTGTGGGCGAGCTGCTGCCCACGTTGAAGCCGGAGTACGCGGACATCCTGCGGCGCGTGGACCTGGAGGAGCGCGGCGTCCCGGACGTGGCGCGCGAGGACGGCATCACCGCGAACAACGCGGGCGTGCGGCTTTACCGAGCCCGGCAGGCGCTGAAGAAGCAACTGGAGCGGAGCTGCGGCACCTGCGCCTCGCATGGGTGTCTGGACTGCTCCTGCAAGTCGCCCCGCCAGGCAGCCGGGCCCACTGGCCCCGGGGCGCCCGTCGCCTGA
- a CDS encoding GIY-YIG nuclease family protein translates to MRTVSLHECKVRASLLLKALASADASLAAERLRVLPGFSGLSVGQVLARKDSVRRKHALAVIAHEQGYASWADLKQVREVDFEHLLAQVGAAHLNRWFASYAEAVDSLRAQGGFLFPFREQFFVCDASLVQALGVDPADADWARTGRDWMSPEDGAAQARLARRFTHASSSPHTRSPMSADAPSQVSGPRSRRAELKRSYKEAPPPMGVYAVRCLANGKVLVGASANVQGMLNRIRFELSTGMDRLPALLEDWRRYGAEQFTFEVLDVLKPSDEPVVAPEEELKVLEALWLDRLKPYGDAGYNVRGG, encoded by the coding sequence ATGCGAACCGTCTCCCTCCACGAATGCAAGGTCCGCGCGTCGCTCCTGCTCAAGGCGCTGGCGTCAGCGGACGCGTCACTCGCGGCGGAGCGGCTGCGCGTGCTGCCCGGCTTCTCGGGGCTGTCCGTGGGGCAGGTGCTCGCGCGGAAGGACTCGGTGCGGCGCAAGCACGCGCTGGCCGTCATCGCGCATGAGCAGGGGTATGCCTCCTGGGCCGACCTGAAGCAGGTCCGCGAGGTCGACTTCGAACACCTGCTCGCCCAGGTGGGCGCCGCCCACCTCAACCGCTGGTTCGCCTCCTACGCGGAGGCCGTGGACTCCCTGCGGGCGCAGGGCGGCTTCCTCTTCCCCTTCCGCGAGCAGTTCTTCGTCTGTGACGCCAGCCTCGTTCAGGCCCTGGGCGTGGACCCCGCGGACGCGGACTGGGCGCGCACGGGCCGCGACTGGATGTCGCCCGAAGATGGGGCCGCGCAGGCCCGGCTCGCGCGGCGGTTCACCCACGCTTCTTCTTCTCCACACACGAGGTCTCCCATGTCCGCAGACGCGCCGTCCCAGGTTTCCGGTCCCCGCTCCCGCCGCGCCGAGCTGAAGCGCTCCTACAAGGAAGCGCCGCCGCCCATGGGCGTGTACGCCGTGCGCTGCCTGGCCAACGGGAAGGTGCTGGTGGGCGCCAGCGCCAACGTGCAGGGCATGCTCAACCGCATCCGCTTCGAGCTGTCCACGGGCATGGACCGCCTGCCCGCGCTGCTGGAGGACTGGAGGCGCTACGGCGCGGAGCAGTTCACCTTCGAGGTGCTCGACGTGCTGAAGCCCTCCGACGAGCCCGTGGTGGCCCCGGAGGAGGAGCTGAAGGTGCTGGAGGCGCTCTGGCTGGACCGGCTCAAGCCGTACGGCGACGCGGGCTACAACGTGCGAGGCGGCTGA
- a CDS encoding MbnP family copper-binding protein: MEVAIPFEARVGGEPFACGRSYAGVGTTGTTYEPLDFRVFIHDVRLVTAGGAEVPLQLTQDGRWQHEGTALLDFADKSGQCTQGTQATNLRITGTAPQGDYTGLRFKLGVPETQNHLDVSTAPSPLNDTSLYWSWRSGYLFARIEGQTTGLPEGHFMHLGSTDCAPPPEGQTNGTAGCTFGNRPEVALDSLDLETGKVVLDLGALFAGSNLDENAVVENTAVGCMSQQTDPDCAPLFSRMGLTHRSQEGAPGPQAFIKAE, from the coding sequence ATGGAAGTCGCCATCCCCTTCGAGGCCCGGGTGGGCGGCGAGCCCTTCGCATGTGGCCGCTCCTATGCCGGGGTGGGGACGACGGGGACCACGTACGAGCCCCTGGACTTCCGGGTGTTCATCCACGACGTCCGGCTCGTCACGGCGGGAGGCGCGGAGGTCCCGCTGCAGTTGACGCAGGACGGGCGCTGGCAGCACGAGGGCACGGCGCTGCTCGACTTCGCGGACAAGTCGGGGCAGTGCACCCAGGGGACGCAGGCAACGAACCTGCGCATCACCGGCACGGCGCCCCAGGGCGACTACACGGGCCTGCGCTTCAAGCTGGGCGTGCCGGAGACGCAGAACCACCTGGATGTGTCCACGGCGCCCTCGCCGCTGAATGACACGAGCCTCTACTGGAGCTGGCGCTCGGGCTATCTCTTCGCGCGCATCGAGGGGCAGACGACGGGGTTGCCGGAGGGGCACTTCATGCACCTGGGGAGCACGGACTGTGCACCGCCGCCGGAGGGCCAGACGAACGGCACCGCGGGGTGTACGTTCGGCAACCGCCCGGAGGTGGCCCTGGACTCGCTCGACCTGGAGACTGGCAAGGTGGTGCTGGATTTGGGGGCGCTCTTCGCGGGCTCGAACCTGGATGAGAACGCGGTGGTGGAGAACACCGCCGTGGGCTGCATGTCGCAGCAGACGGACCCGGACTGCGCGCCCCTGTTCAGCCGGATGGGGCTGACGCACCGGAGCCAGGAGGGGGCGCCGGGGCCCCAGGCGTTCATCAAGGCGGAGTAG